A region of the Leucobacter komagatae genome:
CGCCGCCTGCGCGTGAAGCTCGCCCACTACCAAGACATCGTGCGCACCGTGCGCGGCACCGGCTACCGGTTCGACCGCCACGCCGACGTGTCGATCCTGCCTGCTTCGTCGCCGAGCCCAGATTTCATCTAGGCCCCACAGGACGTTCGCTGTAGTCTCGAAGTACCGCAGGCGGCCACCTCAGCGTGACCGCGGGCGCGCGTACGCAGCAACACGAAGGAGAAGGCTCCGATGACTACGCTTCCCCCTGAAGACAACGAGAAGGTGCCGGGCACGCCCGCAGAGGGCGCATCGACCGCACCCGCCGAGGAGTCGGCGCCCGCTGCTACGCCTCAGGCAGACGCCGAGCAGGCCGCGACGCCCCCGAGCTACTCGGCGCCGCAACAGCCATACACCGGCACGCAACAGCCCGGTTTCACCACGCCTCCCCCTGGTGACGCCCCGCTGCCTCCGGCTGGGCCGCAGCAGCCCGGTGCCCCCACGCCGCCTCCCGGTTACGGCGCACCCCAACAGCCGGGCTACGGCGCACCGCAGCAGCCCGCATACGGCCAGCCCGGCCAGCAGGGCTATGTCCAGCCGCAGGGGCAGCCAGGCCAGCCGGGCTACGGCCAGCCCCAGCAGCCGGGTTACGGCGCGCCACAGCAGCCCGCATACGGCCAGCCAGGCCAGCCCCAGGGCTACTACCAGCAGCAGCCGGGGCAGGCCGACCCGCTCCCGAACCTGACGGCAAGCTACTGGCTCTCCGTCTTCTTCCTGTTCATCCCGGCGCTCATCTTCTACCTCATCGAGAGCCCCCGCGCGACCCCGCAGGTGCGCGCGCTCCACGCGGCGAACCTGAACTTCTCACTGCTGCGCTCTGCCCTGTTCGTGCTCGGGTGGTTCCTGTCGATCGTTCCGATTCTCGGACCGCTGCTCCTCGGCCTCGCGCACCTCGCCGGATTCATCTTCCACATCATGGCGGCGGCGAAGCTCAATGAGACCTACCGCGCAGGTGGCGGGGACCCGTTCCTCTTCAACGCGCCGATGGTAAAGTAACTCACTCATACACACGGGCGGTCTGGCACAAGCCAGGCCGCCCGTTTGCGTGTGGCGGGCCTGGTTAGGACTCGGTCATGCGAGGCCCCGACCCGCCGTCACGCGCCGCCGCCCGGCTCGCTCGCCACGCGTTCCAGCGCTCCCAGAAGCGCGCGAGGGTCCGCCTGAGCCAGCCGAGCATTCTCCTCGCCCAGTGGTACTCAGAGCCGAGCACCGTCAGCCCGAGGAACACGATAAGCCAGCCGGGCCCGGGGAGCGGCACGAGGATAAGGCCGACGACAACGATGAGCCCGCCAAGCAGCGTGATGAGTACGCGATAGAGCACGTCGAGCCACGGGTACCTGCGGATGAATCCGCGCCAGCGCGCCATAAATCGCGCGATGGGCTGCCCCAATCGCTTCGCCCTGTCGGCGTCGTCTTCCGGTCTCGTCACGCCCAAAAGCGTATGCGCCCGCGCTTGGAGCCTTCCTGAGTTTCGGGGGTCACTCAGGGTCTCCTCAGGGCCGGTTCAGGGGTGGATTTGGGGGTCGCTAGCGGGGCGCGACGAGCGCGAATGGGTACCGCTCCGAGCGCACGATGTGCATCGCGGCGACATCGGCGTCACTGTCCTCGGAGCCGAGGCCGCGCAGCCGGTCGCCGGTCTCGCGATCAGGATCGGTCGACACCACGACCCGCCCGTGCGCGTTGACGAGCGCGGCAGAGTCGATGCCGCGGATGCTCGGGAGCAGGGACTCCTCAATCCCTGCGACGAGCACGTCGGCGCACGCGACGCCCCAGAACTCGCCGCCAACGACCACAGGAATCGCTGACGTGAGGGTGATCTCGTTCGAGCAGAGGTAGTCGACGAAGGGGCCCGCGATGTGGGGTTCACCGGTCTGCTTCGGGACGCGGAACCACTCGAGCCGCGCGAGGTCGATGACCGCTTGACCGGGCCCGAACGTTGAGGAGGCGAGCAGGTGCCTGTCGGCGCCCTGCCACCAGGCGAGCGGGTTGCCCTCGCCAACGACTGCGGCGCTTCCGCAGAACCCCGCGCCGTACAGCGGGCGGTCTCCGGTGTCGAGCACGCGGAACGCGCCCTCTCTCGTGAGGTCCGCGAGTGCGGGGCCCGAGAGTGGGAGCTGGGCTGCCCGGAGGTCGGCCTCAAGCTGCGGTATCCAGGCTTCGAGCGGGGCGAACACGCCGTCGAAGAAGGCGTCGACGACGGCTATGCCGTCGGCCAGCTGATGCGCTTCACTGCTCATCTCGTTTCTCCCGTTCGCGTCGTCTGCGTCGCGCCTCAAGTGTGCCACGAAGATCGGAGTCTCGGGAACCCGCGAGCAATTCGTCACGGAAGGCAATGAGCCAGCGTACCGAACCTCGCACGCTTTCACGCACCGCTGCGCGTGCCGCGGGCACGTCGCCTGCCCGCGTTGCGTCAACCTGGGTCACGATCGCCTCGTGCGTCTGACGGCGGGCCACGTCGTCGAGATCCTGCAGCGCGAGCAGCGGCGTGAACTCGGTCTGCAACCGCACGTGCTCGTTCGTGAGCCGCACGGACTGGCTGAGCGCGGCGAGCTCAAGTTGGGCCTCGGTGATTCGGCGACGCCACTCGGCAACGGGCGCGTCACGCGACTCGCTCAGCACGGCGGCGACGATCTCAAGCTCTTCGTCGGTTGCACGCAGGCACGCGTACTCGGCGCAGGCGGCAGAGACGACCTCGTAGTGCACCCCGAGGTCGGCGATCGCGACGCGCGACTCCTGCAGCAGCGTGCGCGCGTTGACCTCCTCGACGGCGGCGAGGCTCGGCCGCACGAAGCTTCCGCCGTTCCGCCCGCGCCGCGTCTCGATGAGGTCGCGGTGCCGAAGCTCGCTCAGGGCTTCGCGAACCGTAACGACCGCGACGCCGAGCAGGGTCGACAGCTCATTCTCGCTCGGCAGCCGCTCCCCCTCAGTGAACGCCCCGACCGAGATCGCCTGCACGAGACGCGAGACCACCATGTCGGTGCGCCCCTCCTCGCCAATGGGGGCGAACGCCGCGGTGCGCAGCCGGCTCGGGGTCGCAGCGGGCACGTGTGTGGTCAAGGGCGCGCCTCCGTTCAGCGGGCTGGAATGAGCCCTCGCACCTAAGCGTAATCAAAACGTGACGGCGAAGATGGATTTGTGCCTAAAACATCTAATCCCCTATGTTAATGTTCTAACCAACCTGATCGACAACGACGTTGAGGAGCAGTGGCACCATGGCCCACACCCCAAGCACCGAGCCCACAAGCGCAGTTTCCCTGCGCGGCGTGCACAAGCACTTCGGTGATGTCACCGCGGTGAAAGATCTCGACATCGACATCCGCGCCGGCGAGTTCTTCTCGATGCTCGGCCCCTCGGGCTCAGGCAAGACAACCGTGCTCCGCATGATCGCGGGCTTCGAGGAGCCGACCTCAGGCGAGATCCTCCTCCACGGCGAAGACGTCACCCGCTCGGCGCCGTTCGATCGCGAGGTCAACACCGTCTTCCAGGATTACGCGCTCTTCCCGCACCTCACGATCGCCGAGAACGTCGCCTACGGGCTGAAGGTGCGCGGCGTCACGAAGGCCGAGCGGGCGCGCCTCGTCTCGGAGGCGCTCGAGCAGGTCCGCCTCGGGCACGTCGCGACGCGCCTTCCCTCGCAGCTCTCGGGCGGCCAGCGCCAGCGCATCGCGCTCGCCCGCGCCCTGATCCTCCGCCCGAAGGTGCTGCTCCTCGACGAGCCGCTCGGCGCCCTCGACAAGCAGCTGCGCGAGCACATGCAGATCGAGCTCAAGCAGATTCAGCGCGAGGTTGGCATCACCTTCATCTTCGTGACCCACGACCAGGAGGAGGCGCTCACGCTCTCCGACCGCGTCGCGGTCTTCAACAACGGAAAGATCGAGCAGGTCGGCTCGCCCCGAGAGGTCTACGAGTTCCCCGAGACCGAGTTCGTCGCCGGGTTCCTCGGAGTCACGAACCTGCTCCCCGCCGAGCTCTCACGCGAACTCCTTGGCACCCAAGCGACGCACAGCCTCCGCCCCGAGCGCGTGCAGCTCGCAGACCCGACGGCAGCGGTAGATCCGGATACCGTTGCCATCCCCGCGACGGTCGCCGAGACCGTCTACGCGGGCGCCCACACCCGCTACCTCCTCGACACCGCTGACGGCACGCGCATCATCGCCGAGAAACAGAACTCGCACACGCCGCGCACCGAGGCGAGCATTCGCCGCGGCGACACCGTCAGCGTCCGCTTCGAGCGCGGCCACGCGACACCGATCCCGACCGCGCCCGGCGCCCCCGCTCCTGCGGCGAGCGCGCCGCAACACGCGTAACCGCCCGCGCATCAGGATCCCTCGCGGCCCCCTCCCCAAATTCCTCACCGAAGACCCACTCATCCCCTACGAAGGAGTACCGATGAACAAGAAACTACTCGCCGCACCGATCGCCATGGCGGCGGCGCTCGGCCTCGCCCTCACGGGCTGCTCGACCGACGGCGGCACCGCCGCGGGCGGCGACGGCGGCCTGCAGATCGATGTCCCCGACGTCCCGATGATGGAGAAGCTCGGCGCGAACGAGAAAGAGCTGAACATCGTCGCGTGGTCGGGCTTCGTTGAGCCCGCCTGGGCCGACAAGTTCACGGCCGACACCGGCTGTGTCGTGAACCGCAAGGTCGCGGCGACCTCCGACGAGATGGTGCAGCTCATGCGCACCGGCGAGTACGACCTCGTTTCGGCTTCGGGTGACGCGAGCCTCCGCCTCATCGTCGACGGTAACGTGCAGCCGCTCAACACCGAGCTCATCCCGAACTTCGGCGACGACATCGTCGAGGGCATGAAGGGCCAGCTGTACGATACGCTCAACGGCAACGTCTACGGCATCCCGATCGGCCGCGGCGCGAACATCCTCGAGTACAACAGCGAGGTCGTCACCGAGACCCCCGATAGCTGGAGCGTCGTGTGGGAGAAGGACAGCCCGTACGCCGGCAAGATCGCGGCCTACGACAGCCCGATCTACATCGCCGACGCGGCGATCTACCTCATGGAGCACCAGCCCGACCTCGGCATCACGAACCCGTACGCGCTCGATCAGGAGCAGCTTAAGGCCGCGACCGAGCTGCTCAAGCAGCAGAACGCGATGGTCTCCGAGTACTGGTCGCCCGCGACGAACGTAACGTCGTTCACCGGCGGCAACTCGGTCGTTGGCACCTCGTGGGAGGTGCTGCGCAAGGCCACGCAGGACGAGAAGTTCAAGAGCGTGCTGCCGAAGGAGGGCGCGACGGGCTGGTCTGACGCGTGGATGCTCGCGACCGATTCGAAGAGCCCGAACTGCGCGTACGCATGGATGGACTACACCTCGGCGCCCGACGTCAACGGTGCGATCGCGATGAACTTCGGCATGGGCCCCGCGAACGGCGCGTTCTGCGAGCTCAGCGACGAGGCGAAGGCGCACTGCGACTACTTCAACGCCACCGACGAGGAGTACTACAAGCAGGTGTGGTTCTGGACGACGCCCATCGACCAGTGCCTCGACGGCCGCACTGACGTGAAGTGCACGAACTACCAGGACTGGACGAACGCCTGGGCGACAGTCAAGGGCTAACACCCCACCGGCGGGGCGCCCTCGGGCGCCCCGCACCCCCTCTCTTCCCCACCCCACCCCGTCAGCGAGGACACCGTGAGCACTCAGTCAGCTCTTCAACGCAAGCCGCGGCCCATCTCGACCGCGCTCTACCGCCACCCGAAGGGCCGACTCGCGTCGCTCCTCACCCTCCCGATGACCTGGCTCGTTGGCGTCTACATCCTGTCGCTCGCGATCATGCTCGTGACGGCGTTCTGGACGACGGACCCGTTCACGTCGCGCGTGAAGCCAGGGTTCACCCTCGATAACTTCGCGCAGCTCGCGACGGTGCCCGCGTACGGGATGACCGCGCTGCGCACCCTCGGTATCGCGCTCGCGGTCACCCTCATCTGCGCGGCATTTTCAGTACCGCTCGCCGTGTTCATGTCACAGGTCGCGGGGCCGAAGCTGCGCGCCGTACTCGCCGTGCTCGTGACTCTCCCGCTGTGGGCCGGCTACCTCGTGAAGGTCATCGGCATGCGTCTCGTCTGGACCGAGAACGGCTTCTTCAACTGGGCGCTCGAGCCGCTCGGCATCTCGGGGCCCGGCTTCGGCGTGCTCACGGTGACGCTCACCCTCGTCTACCTGTGGTTCCCGTACATGGCGATCCCGGTCTACACGGCGGTCGCTCAAATCCCGCCGAACCTGTTCGACGCGTCGTCAGATCTCGGTGCCCGCGGCTTCCGCACGATCCGCACCGTCGTCGCGCCGCTGCTCATGCCGTCGCTCATCGCGGGCTCGATCTTCACCTTCTCGCTGAGCCTCGGCGACTACATCTCAGCGATGTACGTCGGCGGCTCGACGCAGATGATCGGCAGCATCATCGCGCAGAACATCAACCTCAACCCGCCGCTCGCAGCCGCGTTCTCGTTCGTGCCGATCGTGCTGGTCATCGTCTACCTCGGGGCCGTCCGCCGCACGGGCGCCCTGAACAACCTCTGAGCGGAAGGGAGCACGCAATGCTTCGTCTGAATCGCGGAACCAAGGTCGCGCTCGGCGCCGTCACCGTCGTCGTTCTCGGGTTCCTCTATATCCCCATGTTCGTGATCGTCATGAACTCATTCAACTCGGGCCGCGTTTCGGGCTGGCCGATCCCCGGCTTCTCGCTCGAGTGGTGGGGCAAGGCGCTCACGAACCCGGCCATGCACGCCGCGTTTCTCAACTCGGTGATTGTTGCCTCGGTCGCGACGGCGTTCGCGCTCGTGCTCGGCACGCTCGCGGCGTTCGCCCTCCAGCGCTTCAAGTTCTTCGGCCAGAACACGGTGAACCTGCTCATCGTGTTGCCGATCACGCTGCCCGGCATCGTCACCGGTGTCGCGCTCTCGAACACGTTCCACCAGGTGCTGAAGCCGATGGGGATCCATGTCGGGTACTGGGGCATGATCATCGCGCACGCCACCTTCTGTGTGGTGATGGTCTTCAACAACGTCATCGCCCGCCTGCGCCGTATGAACCCGAACCTCGAAGAGGCGTCGGCAGACCTCGGGGCCGGCATTGGCCAGACCTTCCGCCTCATCACGTTCCCGCAGTTTCGGCCGGCATTTATCGCGGGCGGCCTGCTCGCGTTCGCGCTGTCGTTCGACGAGATCGTCGTCACGATCTTCACCGCCCCGCCGGGCACCGAGACGCTGCCGCTCTGGATCATGAACCAGATGGGCCGGCCGAACGAGGTCAACCAGGTGAACGTCGTCGCAACGCTCATGATCTTGCTGTCGCTCATCCCCGTCTACTTCTCGCAGCGGGCGCAGCGCGCCGACACGTAGGCGCTGGGCTTCGCAGGCGCAGTCGGCCTCGACAGGTGGCCGCGGAGCACTCCCTTGGGAATGCTCCGCGGC
Encoded here:
- a CDS encoding FadR/GntR family transcriptional regulator, producing the protein MTTHVPAATPSRLRTAAFAPIGEEGRTDMVVSRLVQAISVGAFTEGERLPSENELSTLLGVAVVTVREALSELRHRDLIETRRGRNGGSFVRPSLAAVEEVNARTLLQESRVAIADLGVHYEVVSAACAEYACLRATDEELEIVAAVLSESRDAPVAEWRRRITEAQLELAALSQSVRLTNEHVRLQTEFTPLLALQDLDDVARRQTHEAIVTQVDATRAGDVPAARAAVRESVRGSVRWLIAFRDELLAGSRDSDLRGTLEARRRRREREKRDEQ
- a CDS encoding ABC transporter ATP-binding protein; amino-acid sequence: MAHTPSTEPTSAVSLRGVHKHFGDVTAVKDLDIDIRAGEFFSMLGPSGSGKTTVLRMIAGFEEPTSGEILLHGEDVTRSAPFDREVNTVFQDYALFPHLTIAENVAYGLKVRGVTKAERARLVSEALEQVRLGHVATRLPSQLSGGQRQRIALARALILRPKVLLLDEPLGALDKQLREHMQIELKQIQREVGITFIFVTHDQEEALTLSDRVAVFNNGKIEQVGSPREVYEFPETEFVAGFLGVTNLLPAELSRELLGTQATHSLRPERVQLADPTAAVDPDTVAIPATVAETVYAGAHTRYLLDTADGTRIIAEKQNSHTPRTEASIRRGDTVSVRFERGHATPIPTAPGAPAPAASAPQHA
- a CDS encoding DUF4870 domain-containing protein, producing MTTLPPEDNEKVPGTPAEGASTAPAEESAPAATPQADAEQAATPPSYSAPQQPYTGTQQPGFTTPPPGDAPLPPAGPQQPGAPTPPPGYGAPQQPGYGAPQQPAYGQPGQQGYVQPQGQPGQPGYGQPQQPGYGAPQQPAYGQPGQPQGYYQQQPGQADPLPNLTASYWLSVFFLFIPALIFYLIESPRATPQVRALHAANLNFSLLRSALFVLGWFLSIVPILGPLLLGLAHLAGFIFHIMAAAKLNETYRAGGGDPFLFNAPMVK
- a CDS encoding ABC transporter substrate-binding protein, with the protein product MNKKLLAAPIAMAAALGLALTGCSTDGGTAAGGDGGLQIDVPDVPMMEKLGANEKELNIVAWSGFVEPAWADKFTADTGCVVNRKVAATSDEMVQLMRTGEYDLVSASGDASLRLIVDGNVQPLNTELIPNFGDDIVEGMKGQLYDTLNGNVYGIPIGRGANILEYNSEVVTETPDSWSVVWEKDSPYAGKIAAYDSPIYIADAAIYLMEHQPDLGITNPYALDQEQLKAATELLKQQNAMVSEYWSPATNVTSFTGGNSVVGTSWEVLRKATQDEKFKSVLPKEGATGWSDAWMLATDSKSPNCAYAWMDYTSAPDVNGAIAMNFGMGPANGAFCELSDEAKAHCDYFNATDEEYYKQVWFWTTPIDQCLDGRTDVKCTNYQDWTNAWATVKG
- a CDS encoding cache domain-containing protein, producing MSSEAHQLADGIAVVDAFFDGVFAPLEAWIPQLEADLRAAQLPLSGPALADLTREGAFRVLDTGDRPLYGAGFCGSAAVVGEGNPLAWWQGADRHLLASSTFGPGQAVIDLARLEWFRVPKQTGEPHIAGPFVDYLCSNEITLTSAIPVVVGGEFWGVACADVLVAGIEESLLPSIRGIDSAALVNAHGRVVVSTDPDRETGDRLRGLGSEDSDADVAAMHIVRSERYPFALVAPR
- a CDS encoding ABC transporter permease, with the translated sequence MLRLNRGTKVALGAVTVVVLGFLYIPMFVIVMNSFNSGRVSGWPIPGFSLEWWGKALTNPAMHAAFLNSVIVASVATAFALVLGTLAAFALQRFKFFGQNTVNLLIVLPITLPGIVTGVALSNTFHQVLKPMGIHVGYWGMIIAHATFCVVMVFNNVIARLRRMNPNLEEASADLGAGIGQTFRLITFPQFRPAFIAGGLLAFALSFDEIVVTIFTAPPGTETLPLWIMNQMGRPNEVNQVNVVATLMILLSLIPVYFSQRAQRADT
- a CDS encoding TIGR02611 family protein, whose amino-acid sequence is MTRPEDDADRAKRLGQPIARFMARWRGFIRRYPWLDVLYRVLITLLGGLIVVVGLILVPLPGPGWLIVFLGLTVLGSEYHWARRMLGWLRRTLARFWERWNAWRASRAAARDGGSGPRMTES
- a CDS encoding ABC transporter permease yields the protein MSTQSALQRKPRPISTALYRHPKGRLASLLTLPMTWLVGVYILSLAIMLVTAFWTTDPFTSRVKPGFTLDNFAQLATVPAYGMTALRTLGIALAVTLICAAFSVPLAVFMSQVAGPKLRAVLAVLVTLPLWAGYLVKVIGMRLVWTENGFFNWALEPLGISGPGFGVLTVTLTLVYLWFPYMAIPVYTAVAQIPPNLFDASSDLGARGFRTIRTVVAPLLMPSLIAGSIFTFSLSLGDYISAMYVGGSTQMIGSIIAQNINLNPPLAAAFSFVPIVLVIVYLGAVRRTGALNNL